A single genomic interval of Spinacia oleracea cultivar Varoflay chromosome 6, BTI_SOV_V1, whole genome shotgun sequence harbors:
- the LOC110786584 gene encoding uncharacterized protein, which translates to MDQIKHSHIEVTGLKLHIAEIGTGSRVVIFLHGFPEVWYTWRHQMVALSNAGFRAITPDFRGYGLSDQPINPQTASFKDLVCDLLGIVDRLAISKAFLIAKDFGVRPAYLFALQHPERVAGVITVGIPYIPPAPSTFHTHLPEGFYISRWQETGRAEADFGRFDAKTVVRKIYTMFSRSEIPIAKENEEIMDLVGPETPLPSWFSEEDLANYGSLYEKSGFQTALQLPYRSMNEEYDIPDPVLKIPLLTIMGEEDYFLKFPGIQDYINSGKLKEFAPESEIIFLPQGTHFAHEQLPQVVNKLILNFLCNHTRRLESN; encoded by the exons ATGGATCAAATTAAGCATAGCCACATTGAAGTAACAGGGTTGAAGCTTCACATTGCAGAAATTGGAACTG GATCAAGAGTGGTGATTTTCCTACATGGTTTCCCAGAAGTATGGTACACGTGGCGTCATCAGATGGTTGCTTTATCAAACGCCGGTTTCAGAGCAATAACACCTGATTTCCGAGGTTATGGTCTCTCCGACCAACCAATTAATCCACAAACGGCGTCGTTTAAGGACCTTGTCTGTGATCTCCTTGGTATTGTCGATCGCCTAGCCATCTCTAAG GCATTTCTGATAGCCAAGGATTTCGGAGTAAGACCTGCATACCTATTTGCACTTCAACACCCTGAAAGAGTCGCAGGAGTAATCACAGTAGGTATTCCATACATTCCTCCAGCTCCTTCAACCTTCCATACACATCTACCTGAAGGCTTCTACATCTCTAGATGGCAG GAAACTGGAAGAGCAGAAGCTGATTTTGGCCGATTTGATGCCAAAACAGTGGTTAGAAAGATTTACACCATGTTCTCCAGGAGCGAAATACCAATAGCTAAAGAAAACGAGGAGATTATGGATTTAGTAGGACCGGAAACTCCTCTACCCTCTTGGTTTTCTGAGGAAGACCTTGCAAATTATGGCTCCTTATATGAGAAATCTGGATTTCAGACTGCTCTGCAACTTCCTTACAG ATCAATGAATGAAGAGTATGACATACCTGATCCTGTATTAAAGATCCCATTGCTGACGATCATGGGTGAAGAAGATTACTTTCTCAAGTTTCCAGGGATACAAGACTATATAAACAGCGGGAAGTTAAAAGAGTTTGCTCCTGAATCCGAGATCATATTCTTACCTCAAGGCACTCATTTTGCTCACGAACAGCTTCCCCAAGTAGTTAACAAGCTCATCCTCAACTTCTTGTGTAACCATACTAGAAGACTTGAAAGTAATTAG